In Amia ocellicauda isolate fAmiCal2 chromosome 16, fAmiCal2.hap1, whole genome shotgun sequence, the following proteins share a genomic window:
- the atg9a gene encoding autophagy-related protein 9A isoform X1 yields the protein MAHFDTEYQRLEASYNDSPPGEEDMLVHVPEGTKSQWHHIENLDLFFQRVYNLHQKNGFTCMLLGEIFELVQLVFVVAFTVFLANCVDYDILFANKMVNHTHHTQETSKVTLPDAFLPVNICSARIRNNVFVIFIIVIAGVFWLHRLVKFIYNICCFWEIRSFYINALKIPMADLPYFTWQEVQARIIEIQKEHQICIHKKELTELDIYHRILRFKNYMVAMVNKSLLPIRFSMPLLGDVVFYTRGLKYNFELIFFWGPGSLFENEWSLKPEYKRGGNRLELADKLSNRILWIGVANLLLCPVILIWQILYAFFSYTEVIKREPGSLGARCWSLFGRCYLRHFNELDHELMSRLSKGYKASSKYMNCFMSPLLTVVAKNVAFFAGSILAVLIALTIYDEDVLAVEHVLTSITLLGVCVTICRSFIPDKHMVFCPEQLLKVILAHIHYMPDHWQGNAHRYETRDEFSQLFQYKAVFILEELLSPVITPFILIFCLRRKSLEIIDFFRNFTVEVVGVGDTCSFAQMDVRQHGHPAWMSAGKTEASIYQQAEDGKTELSLMHFAITNPHWQPPRESTHFISQLKERVQREVATGQQVPLPDNHLFTSIQSIQSESEPHSLIANLLVGPPSLASLHLGRDGPVPNHASSMGSSDVASALRSLSPLSTSQHLRGSYTSTRLPRSDTAPPTGARAMAGSGTDARTASSGSSAWEGQMTSLVLSEYASTEMSIHALYIHELHQQQSRNDLSRHTWHRQESDESSESIPEDCEAPRTLPRSNTFPSTGTQRQEGAPLQPTGHRRYGGTTDALSGPPRPAPRAPRLPMGGWAEEAQAGRQHDTVPEEGSEDELPPQIHKVHRPQ from the exons ATGGCCCACTTTGACACCGAGTACCAGCGTCTGGAGGCATCCTACAATGACTCGCCGCCAGGAGAGGAGGACATGCTGGTCCATGTCCCAGAGGGCACCAAGT CCCAGTGGCATCACATAGAAAACCTGGACCTGTTTTTTCAGAGA GTGTATAACCTGCACCAGAAAAATGGCTTCACATGCATGCTGCTGGGAGAAATCTTCGAGCTTGT GCAACTGGTGTTTGTTGTTGCCTTCACCGTGTTCCTGGCAAACTGTGTTGATTATGACATCTTGTTTGCCAACAAAATGGTTAACCACACTCACCACACACAGGAGACTTCAAAAGTGACGCTTCCCGATGCATTCCTGCCTGTCAACATTTGCAGCGCGAG GATCCGTAACAATGTGTTTGTCATCTTCATCATAGTAATAGCAGGGGTGTTTTGGCTCCATCGCCTGGTCAAGTTCATCTACAATATCTGCTGCTTTTGGGAAATCCGTTCCTTCTATATCAATGCACTGAAAATACCCATG GCCGACCTGCCCTACTTCACATGGCAAGAAGTGCAGGCAAGGATCATCGAGATCCAGAAGGAGCACCAGATATGTATCCACAAGAAGGAACTGACTGAGCTGGACATCTACCACCGCATCCTGCGCTTCAAGAACTACATGGTGGCCATGGTCAACAAATCCCTGCTGCCCATCCGCTTCAGCATGCCCCTGCTGGGCGACGTGGTCTTCTACACCCGTGGGCTCAAGTACAACTTCGAGCTGATCTTCTTCTGGGGCCCGGGCTCCCTCTTCGAGAACGAGTGGAGCCTGAAGCCCGAGTACAAGCGGGGGGGTAACCGCCTGGAGCTGGCGGACAAGCTCAGCAACCGTATCCTGTGGATTGGGGTAGCCAACCTGCTGCTGTGCCCAGTCATCCTGATCTGGCAGATCCTGTACGCCTTCTTCAGCTACACCGAGGTGATCAAGAGGGAGCCCGGTAGCCTGGGCGCCCGCTGCTGGTCCCTCTTCGGCCGCTGCTACCTGCGCCACTTCAATGAGCTGGACCACGAACTCATGTCCCGCCTCAGCAAGGGCTACAAGGCCTCGTCCAAGTACATGAACTGCTTCATGTCGCCGCTGCTCACTGTGGTGGCCAAGAATGTGGCCTTCTTTGCCGGATCCATCCTGGCCGTGCTCATTGCTCTCACCATCTATGACGAGGATGTGCTGGCTGTGGAGCACGTCCTCACCAGCATCACCCTGCTGGGGGTTTGTGTTACCATCTGCAG GTCCTTTATCCCAGACAAGCACATGGTGTTCTGCCCAGAGCAGCTTCTGAAGGTGATCTTGGCCCACATCCACTATATGCCAGACCATTGGCAGGGCAACGCGCACCGCTATGAGACTCGTGACGAGTTTTCACAGCTCTTCCAGTATAAAGCC GTGttcatcctggaggagctgttGAGCCCAGTGATAACTCCCTTCATCCTGATCTTCTGTCTGCGCCGCAAATCCCTGGAAATCATCGACTTCTTCCGCAACTTCACCGTGGAGGTCGTGGGCGTGGGGGACACCTGCTCCTTTGCACAGATGGATGTCCGACAGCACGGCCATCCAGCG tggatgtcagccgggaagacGGAGGCCTCGATCTACCAGCAGGCCGAGGACGGGAAGACGGAGCTCTCTCTGATGCACTTCGCCATCACCAACCCGCACTGGCAACCGCCCCGTGAGAGCACGCACTTCATCAGCCAGCTGAAAGAGCGGGTGCAGCGAGAGGTTGCCACTGGGCAGCAGGTGCCCCTGCCAGACAACCACCTCTTCACCTCTATCCAGTCCATTCAGTCGGAGTCTGAG cCCCACAGTCTGATTGCTAACCTCCTGGTGGGGCCCCCGTCCTTGGCATCGCTCCATTTGGGACGGGACGGCCCTGTGCCCAATCATGCCTCCAGCATGGGCAGCAGCGACGTGGCCTCGGCCCTGCGCTCGCTATCCCCCCTCAGCACCAGCCAGCACCTCCGCGGCAGCTACACCTCCACACGCCTGCCCCGCAGTGACACCGCTCCTCCCACCGGGGCCAGGGCCATGGCGGGCTCAGG GACAGACGCCCGCACTGCCAGCTCTGGCAGCAGTGCGTGGGAGGGTCAGATGACCAGCCTGGTGCTGTCTGAGTACGCCTCCACAGAGATGAGCATCCACGCACTTTACATCCACGAG CTCCACCAGCAGCAGTCCCGAAACGACCTGTCACGGCACACGTGGCACCGGCAGGAGAGCGATGAGAGCAGCGAGAGCATCCCCGAGGACTGCGAGGCCCCACGCACCCTGCCCCGCTCCAACACCTTCCCCAGCACCGGCACACAGCGCCAGGAGGGAGCGCCACTGCAGCCCACTGGGCACCGCCGTTATGGGGGCACCACAG ATGCTCTGAGTGGGCCCCCCCGGCCTGCCCCCAGGGCTCCCCGCCTCCCTATGGGTGGCTGGGCAGAGGAGGCCCAGGCAGGACGGCAGCATGACACTGTGCCAGAGGAGGGCTCTGAGGACGAGCTGCCACCTCAGATCCACAAGGTACACCGCCCACAGTGA
- the atg9a gene encoding autophagy-related protein 9A isoform X2: MAHFDTEYQRLEASYNDSPPGEEDMLVHVPEGTKSQWHHIENLDLFFQRVYNLHQKNGFTCMLLGEIFELVQLVFVVAFTVFLANCVDYDILFANKMVNHTHHTQETSKVTLPDAFLPVNICSARIRNNVFVIFIIVIAGVFWLHRLVKFIYNICCFWEIRSFYINALKIPMADLPYFTWQEVQARIIEIQKEHQICIHKKELTELDIYHRILRFKNYMVAMVNKSLLPIRFSMPLLGDVVFYTRGLKYNFELIFFWGPGSLFENEWSLKPEYKRGGNRLELADKLSNRILWIGVANLLLCPVILIWQILYAFFSYTEVIKREPGSLGARCWSLFGRCYLRHFNELDHELMSRLSKGYKASSKYMNCFMSPLLTVVAKNVAFFAGSILAVLIALTIYDEDVLAVEHVLTSITLLGVCVTICRSFIPDKHMVFCPEQLLKVILAHIHYMPDHWQGNAHRYETRDEFSQLFQYKAVFILEELLSPVITPFILIFCLRRKSLEIIDFFRNFTVEVVGVGDTCSFAQMDVRQHGHPAWMSAGKTEASIYQQAEDGKTELSLMHFAITNPHWQPPRESTHFISQLKERVQREVATGQQVPLPDNHLFTSIQSIQSESEPHSLIANLLVGPPSLASLHLGRDGPVPNHASSMGSSDVASALRSLSPLSTSQHLRGSYTSTRLPRSDTAPPTGARAMAGSGTDARTASSGSSAWEGQMTSLVLSEYASTEMSIHALYIHELHQQQSRNDLSRHTWHRQESDESSESIPEDCEAPRTLPRSNTFPSTGTQRQEGAPLQPTGHRRYGGTTDALSGPPRPAPRAPRLPMGGWAEEAQAGRQHDTVPEEGSEDELPPQIHKVT; encoded by the exons ATGGCCCACTTTGACACCGAGTACCAGCGTCTGGAGGCATCCTACAATGACTCGCCGCCAGGAGAGGAGGACATGCTGGTCCATGTCCCAGAGGGCACCAAGT CCCAGTGGCATCACATAGAAAACCTGGACCTGTTTTTTCAGAGA GTGTATAACCTGCACCAGAAAAATGGCTTCACATGCATGCTGCTGGGAGAAATCTTCGAGCTTGT GCAACTGGTGTTTGTTGTTGCCTTCACCGTGTTCCTGGCAAACTGTGTTGATTATGACATCTTGTTTGCCAACAAAATGGTTAACCACACTCACCACACACAGGAGACTTCAAAAGTGACGCTTCCCGATGCATTCCTGCCTGTCAACATTTGCAGCGCGAG GATCCGTAACAATGTGTTTGTCATCTTCATCATAGTAATAGCAGGGGTGTTTTGGCTCCATCGCCTGGTCAAGTTCATCTACAATATCTGCTGCTTTTGGGAAATCCGTTCCTTCTATATCAATGCACTGAAAATACCCATG GCCGACCTGCCCTACTTCACATGGCAAGAAGTGCAGGCAAGGATCATCGAGATCCAGAAGGAGCACCAGATATGTATCCACAAGAAGGAACTGACTGAGCTGGACATCTACCACCGCATCCTGCGCTTCAAGAACTACATGGTGGCCATGGTCAACAAATCCCTGCTGCCCATCCGCTTCAGCATGCCCCTGCTGGGCGACGTGGTCTTCTACACCCGTGGGCTCAAGTACAACTTCGAGCTGATCTTCTTCTGGGGCCCGGGCTCCCTCTTCGAGAACGAGTGGAGCCTGAAGCCCGAGTACAAGCGGGGGGGTAACCGCCTGGAGCTGGCGGACAAGCTCAGCAACCGTATCCTGTGGATTGGGGTAGCCAACCTGCTGCTGTGCCCAGTCATCCTGATCTGGCAGATCCTGTACGCCTTCTTCAGCTACACCGAGGTGATCAAGAGGGAGCCCGGTAGCCTGGGCGCCCGCTGCTGGTCCCTCTTCGGCCGCTGCTACCTGCGCCACTTCAATGAGCTGGACCACGAACTCATGTCCCGCCTCAGCAAGGGCTACAAGGCCTCGTCCAAGTACATGAACTGCTTCATGTCGCCGCTGCTCACTGTGGTGGCCAAGAATGTGGCCTTCTTTGCCGGATCCATCCTGGCCGTGCTCATTGCTCTCACCATCTATGACGAGGATGTGCTGGCTGTGGAGCACGTCCTCACCAGCATCACCCTGCTGGGGGTTTGTGTTACCATCTGCAG GTCCTTTATCCCAGACAAGCACATGGTGTTCTGCCCAGAGCAGCTTCTGAAGGTGATCTTGGCCCACATCCACTATATGCCAGACCATTGGCAGGGCAACGCGCACCGCTATGAGACTCGTGACGAGTTTTCACAGCTCTTCCAGTATAAAGCC GTGttcatcctggaggagctgttGAGCCCAGTGATAACTCCCTTCATCCTGATCTTCTGTCTGCGCCGCAAATCCCTGGAAATCATCGACTTCTTCCGCAACTTCACCGTGGAGGTCGTGGGCGTGGGGGACACCTGCTCCTTTGCACAGATGGATGTCCGACAGCACGGCCATCCAGCG tggatgtcagccgggaagacGGAGGCCTCGATCTACCAGCAGGCCGAGGACGGGAAGACGGAGCTCTCTCTGATGCACTTCGCCATCACCAACCCGCACTGGCAACCGCCCCGTGAGAGCACGCACTTCATCAGCCAGCTGAAAGAGCGGGTGCAGCGAGAGGTTGCCACTGGGCAGCAGGTGCCCCTGCCAGACAACCACCTCTTCACCTCTATCCAGTCCATTCAGTCGGAGTCTGAG cCCCACAGTCTGATTGCTAACCTCCTGGTGGGGCCCCCGTCCTTGGCATCGCTCCATTTGGGACGGGACGGCCCTGTGCCCAATCATGCCTCCAGCATGGGCAGCAGCGACGTGGCCTCGGCCCTGCGCTCGCTATCCCCCCTCAGCACCAGCCAGCACCTCCGCGGCAGCTACACCTCCACACGCCTGCCCCGCAGTGACACCGCTCCTCCCACCGGGGCCAGGGCCATGGCGGGCTCAGG GACAGACGCCCGCACTGCCAGCTCTGGCAGCAGTGCGTGGGAGGGTCAGATGACCAGCCTGGTGCTGTCTGAGTACGCCTCCACAGAGATGAGCATCCACGCACTTTACATCCACGAG CTCCACCAGCAGCAGTCCCGAAACGACCTGTCACGGCACACGTGGCACCGGCAGGAGAGCGATGAGAGCAGCGAGAGCATCCCCGAGGACTGCGAGGCCCCACGCACCCTGCCCCGCTCCAACACCTTCCCCAGCACCGGCACACAGCGCCAGGAGGGAGCGCCACTGCAGCCCACTGGGCACCGCCGTTATGGGGGCACCACAG ATGCTCTGAGTGGGCCCCCCCGGCCTGCCCCCAGGGCTCCCCGCCTCCCTATGGGTGGCTGGGCAGAGGAGGCCCAGGCAGGACGGCAGCATGACACTGTGCCAGAGGAGGGCTCTGAGGACGAGCTGCCACCTCAGATCCACAAG GTGACATAA
- the LOC136711765 gene encoding golgin subfamily A member 6-like protein 7 — protein sequence MENLKNVKLPEDDEIPNLDKHELEVLLKQLKDVVWESKQQLKAIQDETQCTEKDIEHRTAERNRLKPLATRAAGLSDALRELDTVKQQREDLSRQLKEQKAASASSREDVENKLKAMEKGMKKELVALKKQEAALVTENKRVGLRCSKVQESLSVTLAQQQAAERELQQLKSDPHTTGTAQLQGKKGDELLDEYVAKLGIPATLGKAGIKPLRGKIVK from the exons TGAAACTGCCAGAGGACGATGAGATTCCTAATCTTGACAAACACGAATTGGAG GTGCTGTTAAAGCAGCTGAAAGATGTGGTCTGGGAGTCGAAACAGCAGCTGAAGGCCATCCAAGATGAGACCCAGTGCACAGAGAAAGATATTGAACACAG AACTGCTGAGCGCAACCGGCTGAAGCCCCTGGCAACTCGGGCGGCGGGACTGAGCGATGCCCTGAGGGAGCTGGACACGGTCAAGCAGCAGAGAGAGGACCTCTCCCGGCAGCTTAAGGAGCAGAAAGCGGCCAGTGCTAG CTCCCGGGAGGATGTGGAGAACAAGCTGAAGGCGATGGAGAAAGGGATGAAGAAGGAGCTGGTGGCCCTGAAAAAGCAAGAAGCCGCTCTGGTAACGGAGAACAAGCGAGTCGGCCTCCGGTGCAGCAAAGTCCAAGAGTCTCTCTCGGTGACACTGGCCCAGCAGCAGGCAG CGGAAAGGGAACTCCAGCAGCTGAAGAGTGACCCCCACACGACAGGAACGGCCCAATTGCAGGGTAAGAAGGGGGACGAGCTGCTGGATGAGTACGTAGCCAAGCTTGGCATTCCGGCCACCCTGGGGAAAGCGGGCATTAAGCCACTGAGGGGCAAAATTGTCAAGTGA